In the Posidoniimonas corsicana genome, one interval contains:
- a CDS encoding DUF5060 domain-containing protein, with amino-acid sequence MNPRSAAPVCTRWLALLIALAPLAAAAQPHAVGLHRVFEKPLDNDKAYANKFTDVALRCTYTAPSGRAVDFAGFFDGDGRGGGDATTGSVWKLRFLPDELGEWSYKWSWSDGTPGGEGRFDCVAEGAGKGVLRAYGENPRWFAYNGTEPVWIKSYYETGHGSIAQPFDWITANVYQPLIDRGYNHLQVNWLMSLCCFGQYYLDGPEPSTQDLALYQDGRVESTMNLDVWRRMERHLGWLNDRNVGVHMFLGFEGRKNDGPKWDNLSDDAKDFYVRYSVARLAPYANLAGWNFVWEDPGDTESRELGWARLVQKHDVFDHLRTYEDEMPRDNEYQRPEYNFAAIENHHIAAPQNPLDLPYRKTPWTHHQACLIGYVPGKPVYMSEGNALWRRYWAERTGATQDDLRRAAWGCATAGASFCWNGHAKEYELAVRGPEGIPFYGDENPYTASAGYIDVLSDVMNQRVDFHRMRPDDSLLSGHDPFRVWCLAEPGKQYLVFATAGEPFQLTLAPGDYPSRVWVDAKTGETTAAPEGDEVPMPALTDDDDKPAEGASRRRFTPPGADTDWVLILRAG; translated from the coding sequence ATGAACCCCCGAAGTGCCGCTCCCGTCTGCACCCGTTGGCTTGCGTTGCTGATCGCCCTGGCGCCCCTCGCCGCGGCCGCACAGCCGCACGCGGTCGGCCTGCACCGGGTGTTTGAGAAGCCGCTGGACAACGACAAGGCGTACGCCAACAAGTTTACCGACGTCGCGCTGCGCTGCACGTACACGGCGCCGTCGGGCCGCGCGGTCGACTTTGCGGGCTTCTTCGACGGCGACGGCCGCGGCGGCGGCGACGCCACAACCGGCAGCGTCTGGAAGCTCCGCTTCCTGCCCGACGAGCTCGGCGAGTGGTCGTACAAGTGGTCCTGGTCGGACGGAACGCCGGGCGGCGAGGGCCGGTTCGACTGCGTCGCCGAGGGCGCCGGCAAGGGCGTCCTGCGGGCCTACGGCGAGAACCCGCGCTGGTTCGCCTACAACGGCACGGAACCCGTCTGGATCAAGTCGTACTACGAAACGGGCCACGGATCGATCGCCCAGCCATTCGATTGGATCACCGCCAACGTGTACCAGCCGCTCATCGACCGCGGGTACAACCACCTGCAGGTCAACTGGCTGATGTCGCTGTGCTGCTTCGGACAATACTATTTGGATGGGCCGGAGCCGTCGACGCAGGACCTCGCCCTCTATCAGGACGGCCGGGTCGAGAGCACCATGAACCTGGACGTCTGGCGGCGGATGGAGCGGCACCTCGGCTGGCTCAACGACCGGAACGTCGGCGTGCACATGTTCCTGGGCTTCGAGGGCCGCAAGAACGACGGCCCCAAGTGGGACAACCTGAGCGACGACGCCAAGGACTTCTACGTGCGGTACTCGGTCGCGCGGCTGGCGCCGTACGCCAACCTGGCGGGCTGGAACTTCGTGTGGGAGGACCCGGGCGACACCGAGAGCCGTGAGCTCGGTTGGGCCCGCCTGGTGCAGAAGCACGACGTCTTCGACCACCTACGCACCTACGAAGACGAGATGCCCCGCGACAACGAGTACCAACGCCCCGAGTACAACTTCGCCGCCATCGAGAACCACCACATCGCCGCGCCGCAGAACCCGCTCGACCTGCCGTACCGCAAGACCCCCTGGACGCACCACCAGGCCTGCCTGATCGGCTACGTGCCGGGCAAGCCGGTCTACATGTCCGAGGGCAACGCGCTGTGGCGGCGGTACTGGGCGGAGCGGACCGGCGCCACCCAGGACGACCTGCGCCGCGCCGCGTGGGGCTGCGCGACCGCCGGCGCGTCGTTCTGCTGGAACGGCCACGCCAAGGAGTATGAGTTGGCCGTCCGCGGCCCTGAGGGCATCCCCTTCTACGGCGACGAAAATCCCTACACCGCGTCGGCCGGCTACATCGACGTGCTGTCGGACGTGATGAACCAGCGGGTCGACTTCCACCGCATGCGCCCCGACGACAGCCTGTTGTCCGGGCACGACCCGTTCCGCGTCTGGTGCCTGGCCGAGCCCGGCAAGCAGTACCTGGTGTTCGCCACCGCCGGCGAGCCGTTCCAGTTAACGCTCGCCCCCGGCGACTACCCCAGCCGCGTGTGGGTCGACGCCAAAACCGGCGAGACGACTGCCGCGCCCGAGGGCGACGAGGTCCCCATGCCCGCCCTCACCGACGACGATGACAAGCCAGCCGAGGGCGCTTCCCGCCGCCGGTTCACCCCACCGGGCGCCGACACCGACTGGGTGCTGATTCTGCGTGCGGGGTAA
- a CDS encoding glycosyltransferase has translation MTPLTDLASPSAPELRLVVPATEEQLPRVLHVINGEHYSGAERVQDLLGLRLPDHGFEAGFVALKPGKFGDFRHSTNAPLEELAMGSRWDLRAARRVARVAREGGYRLIHAHTPRSAMVGSIAARRLGLPFVYHVHSPTSRDSTRPFANWVNDRVERWSVSDAARLITVSPTLSDHMKSLGVAGERLRCVLNGVPAVANAEPRPRPKGLWTLGMVALFRPRKGAEVLLEALALLRSNGLDVNVRAIGPFETPEYQDQLVSQANRLGVGSLIKWVGFAEDVDAELRRCDALVLPSLFGEGLPMVVLEAMAAGLPVIATRCEGTSEAVVHRRTGCLVEPGSVSQLASAIESLVDGEIDYEQASAESIARHAERFSDDAMAAQVAEVYRELLDD, from the coding sequence ATGACCCCGCTCACCGACCTTGCTTCTCCGTCTGCGCCCGAGCTGCGCCTCGTTGTCCCCGCCACCGAAGAGCAGCTGCCCCGCGTGCTGCACGTCATCAACGGCGAGCACTACTCGGGCGCCGAGCGGGTGCAGGACCTGCTCGGCCTGCGGCTGCCGGACCACGGGTTCGAGGCGGGGTTCGTCGCGCTCAAGCCGGGCAAGTTCGGCGACTTCCGCCACTCGACCAACGCGCCGCTGGAGGAGCTGGCGATGGGCTCGCGGTGGGACCTGCGGGCCGCCCGCCGCGTGGCGCGGGTCGCGCGTGAAGGGGGCTACCGACTGATCCATGCGCACACGCCGCGGTCGGCGATGGTCGGCTCGATCGCCGCCCGCCGCCTCGGCCTGCCGTTCGTGTACCACGTGCACAGCCCGACCAGCCGCGACTCGACCCGCCCGTTCGCCAACTGGGTGAACGACCGCGTCGAGCGGTGGAGCGTGTCGGACGCGGCGCGGCTGATCACGGTCTCGCCGACGCTGTCCGACCACATGAAGTCGCTGGGCGTGGCGGGCGAGCGGCTGCGGTGCGTGCTGAACGGCGTGCCGGCCGTGGCCAACGCCGAGCCGCGCCCGCGGCCGAAGGGTTTGTGGACGCTCGGCATGGTCGCGCTGTTCCGGCCCCGCAAGGGCGCCGAGGTGCTGCTCGAGGCGCTCGCGCTGCTGCGGTCCAACGGGCTGGACGTCAACGTGCGCGCGATCGGCCCGTTCGAGACCCCCGAGTACCAGGACCAGCTCGTGTCGCAGGCCAACCGTCTGGGCGTGGGGAGTCTGATCAAGTGGGTCGGCTTCGCCGAGGACGTCGACGCCGAGCTCCGCCGCTGCGACGCGCTGGTGCTGCCGAGCCTGTTCGGCGAGGGGCTGCCGATGGTGGTGCTCGAGGCGATGGCGGCCGGGCTGCCGGTGATCGCCACCCGCTGCGAGGGGACCTCCGAGGCGGTCGTGCACCGCCGGACCGGCTGCCTGGTCGAGCCGGGCAGCGTCAGCCAGCTGGCCAGCGCGATCGAGTCGCTCGTCGACGGGGAGATCGACTACGAGCAGGCGTCCGCCGAGTCGATCGCGCGGCACGCCGAGCGGTTCTCCGACGACGCCATGGCCGCGCAGGTGGCCGAGGTGTACCGCGAGCTGCTAGACGATTAA
- a CDS encoding purine-cytosine permease family protein, translating to MPAEQSTSIVDRLDELYEYDREPVSEDKLYGWRTFIAMFSSEHIAGTEFVLGPLLVAHGVTAYDAFVGLLVGNVLAVLSWALLCAPIAVRERLTVYWQIRRLAGPYLTVLYSGLFAVILCLLAGAMVNVSTTAVAKVAGVESPNFLEAEYLPSAPWIGIAVAVGVVVALFAMLGFEQLAHFAKVAAPWMPCVFLAGGFASLASLGVTGLDNFWEIANEKIWTGEAQPGQIKYGFWHCAGLAWLCNISQHMGMGDVTLFRYAKKWQMGFSSAFGMFLGHYMAWICSGIMCAAFVNAELAAGVENPNVNPGNIAMFAVGWAGLVCVVLAGWTTANPTLYRAGLALQVATPNWRRWAVTLFAGAMMIVAACIPAVIYYLDRIVAYYGLFFMPLGAFIVMDYWVFPRLGLAPYYAERKRLLWSWPAAVGWFGSFGICFLLYAKDQYPQFEVINRVAPTFLANYKADMFLQVLPAWVLAITLYTGCSLIQQTLSPANAQPEATE from the coding sequence ATGCCCGCAGAGCAATCTACGTCGATCGTCGACCGGCTGGACGAGCTGTACGAGTACGACCGCGAGCCGGTCAGCGAGGACAAGCTGTACGGCTGGCGGACGTTCATCGCGATGTTCTCCAGCGAGCACATCGCCGGCACCGAGTTCGTGCTCGGGCCGCTGCTGGTGGCGCACGGCGTCACGGCGTACGACGCGTTCGTCGGGCTGCTGGTGGGCAACGTGCTGGCGGTGCTGAGCTGGGCGCTGCTGTGCGCGCCGATCGCGGTGCGCGAGCGGCTGACGGTCTACTGGCAGATCCGCCGGCTGGCGGGGCCGTACCTGACGGTGCTGTACTCGGGCCTGTTCGCGGTGATCCTCTGCCTGCTGGCCGGCGCGATGGTGAACGTGTCGACAACGGCGGTCGCCAAGGTGGCCGGGGTTGAGAGCCCCAACTTCCTGGAGGCCGAGTACCTGCCCTCGGCGCCCTGGATCGGTATCGCGGTCGCGGTGGGGGTGGTGGTGGCGCTGTTCGCGATGCTGGGCTTCGAGCAGCTCGCGCACTTCGCCAAGGTCGCGGCGCCCTGGATGCCGTGTGTGTTCCTGGCGGGCGGGTTCGCTTCGCTCGCGTCGCTCGGAGTGACCGGTCTGGACAACTTCTGGGAGATCGCCAACGAGAAGATCTGGACCGGCGAGGCGCAGCCCGGGCAGATCAAGTACGGCTTCTGGCACTGCGCCGGCCTGGCGTGGCTGTGCAACATCTCGCAGCACATGGGCATGGGCGACGTCACGCTCTTCCGCTACGCGAAGAAGTGGCAGATGGGCTTCAGCTCGGCGTTCGGCATGTTCCTGGGGCACTACATGGCGTGGATCTGCAGCGGCATCATGTGCGCCGCGTTCGTCAACGCCGAGCTGGCGGCCGGCGTTGAGAACCCGAACGTGAACCCGGGCAACATCGCGATGTTCGCCGTCGGCTGGGCCGGCCTGGTGTGCGTGGTGCTGGCCGGCTGGACCACCGCCAACCCGACCCTGTACCGCGCGGGCCTGGCGCTGCAGGTCGCGACGCCCAACTGGCGCCGCTGGGCGGTCACCCTGTTCGCCGGCGCGATGATGATTGTCGCGGCGTGCATCCCGGCGGTCATCTACTACCTGGACCGCATCGTGGCGTACTACGGCCTGTTCTTCATGCCGCTGGGCGCGTTTATTGTGATGGACTACTGGGTGTTCCCGCGCCTGGGCCTGGCGCCCTACTACGCCGAGCGCAAACGCCTGCTGTGGAGCTGGCCCGCGGCGGTGGGCTGGTTCGGTTCGTTCGGCATCTGCTTCCTGCTGTACGCGAAGGACCAGTACCCGCAGTTCGAGGTGATCAACCGGGTGGCGCCGACTTTCCTGGCCAACTACAAGGCGGACATGTTCCTGCAGGTGCTGCCCGCGTGGGTGCTGGCCATCACCCTCTACACCGGCTGCAGCCTGATCCAGCAAACCCTCTCACCGGCGAACGCCCAACCGGAGGCAACCGAATGA
- a CDS encoding sigma-70 family RNA polymerase sigma factor: MPPATDEQLRQRLVDGDDAALGEAFALHRERLRTGLVFRMDRRLRGRLDPDDILQEAFLQASTRLDHFRGTVEKDPDSSLFVWLRLISTQTLIDAHRRHIGAKMRDAGREVHRGPSRNAVATSVSLADCLLGHLTSPSQAAIREELGARLQDAIATMSENDQEIIALRHFEELTNGEVAEALGIEVKAASIRYVRAIKRLKEVVDGIPGMKSFESLLNR; this comes from the coding sequence ATGCCCCCAGCCACCGACGAGCAGCTCCGCCAGCGGCTGGTCGACGGCGACGACGCGGCCCTCGGCGAGGCGTTCGCGCTGCACCGCGAGCGGCTCCGCACCGGCCTGGTGTTCCGCATGGACCGGCGGCTGCGGGGGCGGCTCGACCCGGACGACATCCTGCAGGAGGCGTTCCTGCAGGCCTCGACCCGGCTGGACCACTTCCGCGGCACGGTCGAGAAGGACCCCGACAGCAGCCTGTTCGTCTGGCTGCGGCTGATCTCGACCCAGACCCTCATCGACGCCCACCGCCGGCACATCGGCGCCAAGATGCGGGACGCCGGCCGCGAGGTGCACCGCGGGCCGAGTAGAAACGCCGTGGCGACCAGCGTTTCCTTAGCAGACTGCCTGCTGGGCCACCTGACCTCCCCCAGCCAGGCGGCCATCCGCGAGGAGCTGGGCGCCCGGCTCCAGGACGCGATCGCCACGATGAGCGAGAACGATCAGGAGATCATCGCGCTGCGGCACTTCGAGGAACTGACCAACGGCGAGGTCGCCGAGGCGCTGGGGATCGAGGTAAAAGCCGCCAGCATCCGGTACGTTCGCGCCATCAAGCGGTTAAAAGAAGTAGTCGACGGCATCCCCGGGATGAAGAGCTTCGAGTCGCTGCTGAACCGGTGA
- a CDS encoding serine/threonine-protein kinase has product MVEHTENREPIELLAERFLEDRRQGRRVTIEDYAAAHPDQADEIRDLFPTIVALEEAKSGGRDDAPKRFDCPDRLGDLRILGEIGRGGMGVVYEAEQESLGRRVAVKVLPGRALFDTRQLERFRREARTAAALQHPNIVPIYSVGEQDGLHYLVMQRIDGVGLDVLTRQVGRQTRSGALASASSVSLAGDETLAAHTVRGLEDGVAAAMEVDRWTLDGPSSGHPPDSRANEAPTVEFTEDPSLSGAVRAGSLGRSLIDDHRVDVNALDPAYYDSVAKIGAQAADALAYAHGRGALHRDIKPANLLLDRTGRVWVTDFGLAKMMDQDGMSRTGELLGTLRYMSPEQLRGEATARSDLYALGLTLYELVTFRSPFEAPTPSQVLQMINEHQPERPRKLNPKLPVDLEKIILKAMAADPADRYATGEEMAADLRRFLDNQPVTITRAAFGARVSRWLTANRVAVVATAAALLGAAAVFAVGALLGPPPRPPEGAAEVETPPIEEDFEPRGQGRRGRGLPPVDGLPPRFGPPGERRGPPHDDWRGEDRRGDFGPRRGSGPPPGEGRRGEGRRGDGPRGERSRDDGPRGDGPPDDFDGRPLGERFGPGSPQGQARRDFLFEQRRRRQQELDRIEQEQAQQDGPELPPAPPDQP; this is encoded by the coding sequence ATGGTGGAGCACACCGAGAACCGAGAACCGATTGAGCTGCTCGCCGAGCGGTTCTTGGAGGACCGCCGGCAGGGGCGGCGGGTGACGATCGAGGACTACGCGGCCGCACACCCCGACCAGGCGGACGAGATCCGCGACCTGTTCCCCACGATCGTCGCGCTCGAGGAGGCCAAGTCCGGCGGCCGCGACGACGCGCCCAAGCGGTTCGACTGCCCCGACCGGCTGGGCGACCTGCGGATCCTCGGCGAGATCGGCCGCGGCGGCATGGGCGTCGTGTACGAGGCGGAGCAGGAGTCGCTCGGCCGCCGCGTGGCGGTGAAGGTGCTGCCCGGCAGGGCGTTGTTCGACACGCGGCAGCTCGAGCGTTTCCGCCGCGAGGCCCGCACGGCCGCCGCGCTGCAGCACCCCAACATCGTGCCCATTTACAGCGTGGGCGAGCAGGACGGGCTGCACTACCTGGTGATGCAGCGGATCGACGGCGTGGGCCTCGACGTGCTCACCCGCCAGGTCGGCCGGCAGACCCGCAGCGGAGCGCTCGCGTCGGCGTCGAGCGTCAGCCTGGCCGGCGACGAGACCCTCGCCGCGCACACCGTGCGGGGGCTCGAGGACGGCGTGGCCGCCGCCATGGAGGTTGACCGCTGGACGCTCGACGGCCCGTCCTCCGGCCACCCGCCCGACTCGCGGGCGAACGAGGCGCCGACCGTCGAGTTCACCGAGGACCCCTCGCTGTCGGGCGCGGTGCGGGCCGGGTCGCTGGGCCGCTCGCTGATCGACGACCACAGGGTCGACGTCAACGCGTTGGACCCCGCCTACTACGACAGCGTGGCGAAGATCGGCGCCCAGGCGGCCGACGCGCTCGCCTACGCGCACGGCCGCGGCGCGCTGCACCGCGACATCAAGCCCGCCAACCTGCTGCTCGACCGCACCGGCCGCGTCTGGGTGACCGACTTCGGGCTCGCCAAGATGATGGACCAGGACGGCATGAGCCGCACCGGCGAGCTGCTCGGCACGCTCCGCTACATGTCGCCCGAGCAGCTCCGCGGCGAGGCGACCGCGCGGTCCGACCTGTATGCGCTGGGGCTCACGCTGTACGAGCTGGTGACCTTCCGCTCGCCGTTCGAGGCGCCCACCCCCAGCCAGGTGCTGCAGATGATCAACGAGCACCAGCCCGAACGGCCCCGCAAGCTCAACCCCAAGCTGCCCGTCGACCTGGAGAAGATCATCCTCAAGGCGATGGCCGCCGACCCGGCCGACCGGTACGCCACGGGCGAGGAGATGGCGGCCGACCTGCGGCGGTTCCTGGACAACCAGCCGGTCACCATCACGCGGGCCGCGTTCGGCGCCCGGGTGAGCAGGTGGCTGACAGCAAACCGCGTGGCCGTGGTCGCAACCGCCGCTGCGCTGCTCGGCGCCGCCGCGGTGTTCGCCGTCGGCGCGCTGCTGGGGCCGCCGCCGCGACCGCCCGAGGGCGCCGCCGAGGTCGAGACCCCGCCGATCGAAGAAGACTTCGAGCCGCGCGGCCAGGGACGCCGTGGCCGCGGGCTGCCGCCGGTCGACGGGCTGCCCCCGCGCTTCGGCCCACCGGGCGAGCGCCGCGGGCCGCCCCATGACGATTGGCGTGGCGAGGACCGCCGCGGCGACTTCGGCCCGCGCCGCGGCAGCGGGCCTCCGCCCGGCGAGGGGCGGCGGGGCGAAGGCCGGCGTGGCGACGGGCCGCGGGGAGAACGGTCCCGGGACGACGGCCCTCGCGGCGACGGACCTCCGGACGACTTCGACGGCCGGCCCCTCGGCGAGCGGTTCGGACCCGGCAGCCCGCAGGGCCAGGCGCGGCGCGATTTCCTGTTCGAGCAGCGGCGGCGTCGCCAACAGGAGCTCGACCGGATAGAACAGGAGCAGGCCCAACAAGACGGCCCTGAACTCCCCCCTGCCCCGCCCGACCAGCCGTGA
- a CDS encoding alpha-L-rhamnosidase, with translation MTPDSLTYLRCEYLVDPLGIDEPRPRLSWVQQSSRRGAAQTAYRVVVASSADRLAAGEADLWDSGRVASDQSTHVEYDGAPLTSRAACHWQVTLWDERGEPLTSPPAMWTMGLMESSDWQADWVTHDPQIVARDPGAQPPTATQPGTPALFRKSFDAPDGVVRATLYVTARGLVEPRLNGAVVTPDCFVPEWTDYHKRLHYRTYDVTRHVRAGENALAATLGDGWWSGYIGWQETRGQYGTLENSLLMQLEVELADGRTIVVPTDGSWSCTTGPIIASDFMMGETYDARRERTGWDQPGYDATDWLPVVEVPPATVRTPRFGFSNNAPADSGEPLPLVAQRSEPVRVVERLAPVSVTTVTPGVHVYDFGQNFSGWVELSAAGPAGTRLVLRHGERLNPDGTLYTENLRRADATDAYTLRGGGAETLRPHFTFHGFQYLEITGIDEPLPLADVRGCVVMSATPPAGEFECSHPLVNRLWKNALWGQKGNFLTVPTDCPQRDERLGWMGDAQVFMRSATYNMDVAAFFTKWMNDVTDSQDADGLFPDVAPRIDEGDNFVGLDGLGGGAGWADAGVIVPWTLWRVYGDRRIVQRHWDAMVRWLDWLERVNPESIRENHLNNNYGDWLCIPADTTFRTHSEMKTLLATAYWADDAAKMAAMARALGRADEADRFDAMFTKVRAAFGKRWLEDEGRLAVETQTAYLLALAFNLLPEADRAAAASRLVELIAAEDWHLSTGFIGIKHLNPELTLAGHADVAGRLLTNEDYPSWLYPVVHGATTIWERWNGWTADDGFFNPQMNSFNHYSLGSVAEWLYRHVAGIELDDASAGFKQFVVKPYPTDNLQHAGATYRSVHGEIESRWRIEDAQFKLRVRVPANTTARVFCPCPSDGAVTEGGQPAAEAEGVQLVGFADGYAELAVRPGLYEFAAPFGQYA, from the coding sequence ATGACCCCCGACTCCCTCACCTACCTGCGCTGCGAGTACCTGGTCGACCCCCTCGGCATCGACGAGCCGCGGCCGCGGCTGAGCTGGGTGCAGCAGTCGTCGCGGCGCGGCGCCGCGCAGACCGCCTACCGGGTAGTGGTCGCCAGCTCGGCCGATCGGCTCGCCGCCGGCGAGGCCGACCTGTGGGACAGCGGGCGCGTGGCGAGCGACCAGTCGACGCACGTCGAGTACGACGGCGCGCCGCTGACGTCGCGCGCCGCGTGCCACTGGCAGGTAACCCTCTGGGACGAGCGCGGCGAACCGCTCACCAGCCCGCCGGCGATGTGGACGATGGGCCTGATGGAGAGCTCCGACTGGCAGGCGGACTGGGTCACGCACGACCCGCAGATCGTCGCCCGCGACCCGGGCGCGCAGCCGCCCACCGCTACCCAACCCGGCACGCCGGCCTTGTTCCGTAAATCGTTCGACGCGCCGGACGGGGTCGTCCGCGCGACGCTCTACGTGACCGCCCGCGGGCTGGTAGAGCCGCGGTTGAACGGCGCGGTCGTGACGCCGGACTGCTTCGTCCCCGAGTGGACCGACTACCACAAGCGTCTGCACTACCGCACATACGACGTCACGCGCCACGTGCGCGCCGGCGAGAACGCGCTGGCGGCCACGCTCGGCGACGGCTGGTGGAGCGGGTACATCGGCTGGCAGGAGACCCGCGGCCAGTACGGCACGCTGGAGAACAGCCTGCTGATGCAGCTGGAGGTCGAGCTCGCCGACGGGCGGACCATCGTTGTCCCGACCGACGGCTCGTGGAGCTGCACCACCGGGCCAATCATCGCCAGCGACTTCATGATGGGCGAGACCTACGACGCCCGGCGCGAGCGGACCGGCTGGGACCAGCCGGGCTATGACGCCACCGACTGGCTGCCCGTTGTCGAAGTCCCGCCCGCCACGGTGCGGACCCCGCGGTTCGGCTTCTCGAACAATGCCCCCGCCGACAGTGGCGAGCCGCTGCCATTGGTCGCGCAGCGCAGCGAGCCGGTGCGCGTGGTCGAGCGGCTGGCGCCCGTCTCGGTGACGACCGTCACGCCCGGCGTACACGTGTACGATTTCGGGCAGAACTTCTCGGGGTGGGTCGAGCTGTCGGCCGCCGGCCCGGCGGGCACGCGGTTGGTGCTGCGGCACGGGGAGCGGCTCAACCCGGACGGGACGCTCTACACCGAGAACCTCCGCCGCGCCGACGCGACCGACGCCTACACGCTGCGGGGCGGCGGCGCCGAAACGCTGCGTCCGCACTTCACCTTCCACGGCTTCCAGTACCTCGAGATCACCGGGATCGACGAGCCGCTGCCGCTGGCCGACGTGCGCGGCTGCGTGGTGATGTCGGCGACCCCGCCGGCGGGCGAGTTCGAGTGCTCGCACCCGCTGGTCAACCGGCTGTGGAAGAACGCGCTGTGGGGTCAGAAGGGCAACTTCCTGACCGTGCCCACCGACTGCCCGCAGCGCGACGAGCGGCTCGGCTGGATGGGCGACGCGCAGGTGTTCATGCGATCGGCCACGTACAACATGGACGTGGCGGCGTTCTTCACCAAGTGGATGAACGACGTCACCGACTCGCAGGACGCCGACGGCCTGTTCCCCGACGTCGCGCCACGGATCGACGAGGGCGACAACTTCGTCGGGCTCGACGGCCTGGGCGGCGGCGCCGGCTGGGCCGACGCGGGCGTGATCGTGCCGTGGACGCTGTGGCGGGTGTACGGCGATCGGCGCATCGTGCAGCGCCACTGGGACGCGATGGTCCGCTGGCTCGACTGGCTGGAGCGCGTCAACCCGGAGTCGATCCGCGAGAACCACCTGAACAACAACTACGGCGACTGGCTCTGCATCCCCGCCGACACCACCTTCCGCACCCACTCCGAGATGAAGACGCTGCTCGCCACCGCCTACTGGGCGGACGACGCGGCAAAGATGGCCGCCATGGCCCGGGCGCTGGGCCGCGCGGACGAGGCCGACCGCTTCGACGCGATGTTCACGAAGGTCCGCGCCGCGTTCGGTAAGCGGTGGCTCGAGGACGAGGGCCGCCTGGCCGTCGAAACGCAGACCGCCTACCTGCTGGCGCTCGCATTCAACCTGCTGCCCGAGGCCGACCGCGCCGCCGCCGCGAGCCGCCTGGTCGAGCTGATCGCGGCCGAGGACTGGCATCTGAGCACCGGCTTCATCGGCATCAAGCACCTCAACCCGGAGCTCACCCTCGCCGGCCACGCCGACGTCGCGGGCCGGTTGCTGACCAACGAGGACTACCCCTCGTGGCTCTACCCGGTGGTGCACGGCGCCACCACCATCTGGGAACGCTGGAACGGCTGGACCGCCGACGACGGGTTCTTCAACCCGCAGATGAACTCGTTCAACCACTACTCGCTCGGCTCGGTCGCCGAGTGGCTGTACCGCCACGTCGCGGGCATCGAGCTGGACGACGCGTCCGCCGGGTTCAAGCAGTTCGTCGTGAAGCCCTACCCGACCGACAACCTGCAGCACGCCGGCGCGACCTACCGGTCGGTGCACGGTGAGATCGAGAGCCGCTGGCGGATTGAGGACGCGCAGTTCAAGCTGCGCGTGCGCGTCCCGGCGAACACCACGGCGCGGGTCTTCTGCCCCTGCCCATCAGACGGTGCGGTCACCGAGGGCGGCCAGCCCGCCGCCGAGGCAGAAGGCGTGCAGCTTGTTGGCTTCGCCGATGGCTACGCCGAACTAGCGGTGCGGCCCGGCCTGTACGAGTTCGCCGCGCCGTTCGGGCAGTACGCGTAG